In Rhineura floridana isolate rRhiFlo1 chromosome 1, rRhiFlo1.hap2, whole genome shotgun sequence, the following proteins share a genomic window:
- the GALR1 gene encoding galanin receptor type 1 — translation MDPEAPATSVYMNHTWGLPWLDSNASRSSLEHHPKEEDAHFLFEIGIDNFITLIVFGLIFTLGVVGNSLVITVLARSKPGKPRSTTNIFVLNLSIADLAYLLFCIPFQSTVYMLPNWVLGTFICKFIHYFFTVSMLVSIFTLSAMSVDRYVAIVHSRRSSSLRVSRNALFGVGVIWLLSIAMASPVAHHQCIVQQETINQTFCWEVWPDQHHKKIYVICTFVFGYLLPLLLISFCYAKVLNHLHKKLRNISKKSEASKKKTAQTVLVVVVVFGISWLPHHVVHLWAEFGDFPLTQASFLFRVTAHCLAYSNSSVNPIIYAFLSENFRKAYKQVFKCQIGNKSSLNEVKENIDTPPCTNSTHV, via the exons ATGGACCCAGAGGCTCCTGCCACCTCCGTCTACATGAACCATACCTGGGGCTTGCCCTGGCTGGACTCCAATGCCTCCAGGTCATCCCTGGAGCATCACCCGAAGGAGGAGGATGCTCATTTCCTCTTTGAAATTGGCATTGACAACTTTATCACCTTGATTGTCTTTGGCCTCATTTTTACACTGGGAGTGGTGGGCAACTCCTTGGTCATCACAGTCCTAGCCAGGAGCAAGCCAGGCAAGCCCCGCAGCACCACCAACATCTTTGTCCTCAACCTGAGCATTGCAGACCTGGCCTACTTGCTGTTTTGCATCCCTTTCCAGTCTACGGTGTATATGTTGCCCAACTGGGTTCTGGGCACGTTCATCTGCAAGTTTATCCACTATTTCTTCACTGTCTCCATGTTGGTCAGCATTTTCACTCTTTCAGCAATGTCTGTGGACCGCTATGTGGCCATTGTGCATTCCCGACGCTCCTCATCCCTGCGAGTGTCCCGCAATGCACTGTTTGGTGTAGGGGTCATCTGGCTGCTGTCTATTGCCATGGCCTCACCTGTGGCTCACCATCAGTGCATCGTCCAACAGGAAACCATTAATCAGACTTTCTGCTGGGAAGTGTGGCCCGATCAACACCACAAGAAAATCTATGTGATCTGTACCTTTGTTTTTGGGTACCTGCTACCTCTGCTGCTCATCTCCTTCTGTTATGCTAAG GTCCTCAATCATCTGCATAAAAAGCTAAGGAACATATCAAAgaagtcagaagcatccaaaaAGAAG ACAGCACAAACAGTCCTGGTGGTCGTAGTGGTTTTTGGGATATCCTGGCTGCCGCATCATGTTGTACACCTCTGGGCTGAATTTGGAGACTTCCCTCTGACTCAAGCTTCATTTCTCTTCAGAGTGACAGCGCATTGCCTGGCTTATAGCAATTCTTCTGTGAATCCTATTATATATGCATTCCTCTCTGAGAATTTTAGGAAGGCCTATAAGCAAGTGTTTAAATGTCAGATTGGTAACAAATCATCTCTAAATGAAGTTAAAGAGAATATTGACACACCACCATGCACTAATTCAACACATGTGTGA